The following is a genomic window from Xenopus laevis strain J_2021 chromosome 2L, Xenopus_laevis_v10.1, whole genome shotgun sequence.
acttgtctccaagccagaaattcaaaaataagcacctgctttgaggccactgggagcaacatccaaggggttggtgagcaacatgttactcacaagctactggttggggaccactgccttagaggGTGAACAACTTCAGGCGATAAGACAATTTAATCTGCAGCACTTCTACCATAAGTCAAGGTTAGAACCTCGACTTAGGCAGCAGCACCCCAaaagttacaaggggcagcaaaagcCACCCCTGGCAACTTTAAGGGAaaagacacatgctgctatttcaggagattagtctccAAGCTTCTTCTTCGGTGACTAATCTCGCCGAACTGCCTTCCAGATGGCTAGAATGCGGGATACACTCGGAactcttcattttctgaagtcgccagaagttgcctcacaaggagacttcagacgacttcggaaagctgaatcgatccaagtgccatcccaccagcgatttacattctagccgtcggaaggcagtttggggagattagtagcctgaagaaaaaacgatttgtcgctgggtgactaatctccgaaaatagcagcatgtgcctctgccctaagaGTTGAATTTACAGATAGTAAATCATAAACTTAattcttctagtgcagaaagagCAATTGCGCCCCCCAAATCCCCTCCAGCAATGTAAAGATAAGTGTGGGGCGCAAGCAGGGGGGAAACATCCCAAAAGCTGCCTTAGGCAGCTTTGGGGCTATAATCCCTGAATTTTCTGCACATATCTTTTTCATCTTAcagggtccatttactaaaggagTGCAAAGAATCTGTGCAATTTACCATGTTTATTACTCACAGCACAACATTCTTCACCAAATTCCATAGCAAGTGCCTATAGCCAAAGGCAACCCATGTACTTAACACTTTGGCACATCAGGTGATGCAACTAAACCAGAAGGGCACTAGTATGAATACATGCCTGTTGGCGATAACCCAATGTCTGCGCTATTTAATGGGCACTATGACTCTAGAGCAGGCATCCCCAAACTGTTTTACccgagagccacattcaaatgtaaaaagagttggggagcaacagaagcatgaaaaatgttcctggtggtgCAAAACAAGGGCTGTGGATGGCTAttgggtagcccctatgttgactgtcaggctacaggaggctctgtttggcagtacatctgtatttcatgcaaccaaaacttgcctacaagcctggaattcaaaaataagcaccaggtTTGAGGTCattaagagcaacatccaaggggttgatgagtaaCATGTTCTTcgtgagccactgtttggggatcactgctctagagaatGTAAACTACTGTTTAGTTGATCTGCCTTGGTAAGTGAacttatatatatgtttatgtttataaCACAAGCCACTCTGCCTCAAACAAacatcatatgttttttttatatttaggaaACCTACAGTGATAGAAGGAGTCCAAGATAGAGAAGAAGACAATGCCAGGGTTAAACACCACTGCCGCCAGTTCCTTGCTGCTGACATATACCAATACTCATACACCAATGTCAATGAACTCCACGGCAATAAAGTCTTTTGATGAAATGGAAGTGGTGTATATCCTTCTACTGCTGGGATTCTTCGGCTTTTTTACTTTTGGGATAATGTTCAGTTACATCCGCTCAAAAAAACGAGAACACTCAGGAGATCCTTATAATACGTACATTGCTCAAGACTGTGAAAAAGCCAAGAAAGCGTCAGTGATGAAGAGGCCAAAGCCAACTTGTTTTTTAGTAGAGAACAAGTTTGCAGTAGAACAGCCAACCCAATATATCCCCTCTTCTCCCAGCAACTGAATGAGAAGAAAGGGGTCAAGAGATGGGTTGGAAAAGGGGTCGGACATGGAAGGATAAAGCTTCATCAAATATCCCTTTGCCATGACTGTATCAATGGGAAATCATTTCAAACAGTtataatatgcttaatatgtcttCAGTAGAATGTGAAGGAGTGAAATGCTTCATTAGGAGTTTATGCAAGGGGCTGTTTGTGCTGTACTGAGAACCCCCACTCATTAACATCAAAGAGAAATGTAGCTGCCTCCAAAGGAAAATATTTGGTTTAAAAAGGAACATAATATCTTACTGGAACTCTGAGGGACCTCGACAGCCCCCCTTTCAAAACTAAACATACAAATACATACGATGAGTTAATCTGGGACTGCTGTACATGGGAAACAGATCAGCTGCTGGGGGCCAAGCTTGTAGGTCAGCTAGAATTGTATACTCTTGGTTCCCAGAATAAGGGGgtccctttaaggagaactaaagcttaactaaagaagtagctagaaatgttgtacaatatgttttgtgcttctgcaccagcccaaggcaaccacagtcctttagcagtaaagatctgtgtctccaaagatgcccctgtagctccccatcatcttttttgctgattcactgcacatgctgtgtgctgctgtcacttactgagcttagggacccactcacaatatacagtacacatagaatagaaatgtcacaatataaggctgattagtaattaatacagataattacaacatggcagcacagaaaccagtgcaattagcattagaatttaataatcagccctgtagcatcagcttatattacaggggaagctcattttctgctggataattagtgacgagccctaagcttagcttctcaacagccaatcagagcccactgagcatgtgagtgtcacagacactttccaagatggtgaccccctgtgacaagtttgaagtcctggatcattgctgctattgacaagctgaaactttagcctggtgcaatacGTTTAGTTTatgaaatatagcatttttagctatattcatttttaggggaaATCCGAATAATATTAAACTGtgaaagaatatacagtatatatattcaaaatgtgTTTAACCTGCCACCCTCCAGATTTTGGCAAACTGTAACCAAAGGTGTCAGCCCattaattaccatgttaattgtCAAATGTATTTATAATCTGTACATACACCATATGTGCCCAAACTATCATTTTTAAGCCAAGAGGATTAATATGAAGTTGATCCTTCCTTTTTTGCTATTACAGCCTCTATTCTTCTGGAAAGGTTTCCACGACATTGATGGCGGTGCTTCCAtccagccacaagagcattagtgaagtTGGAGACAAGGTTTGGCTCTGGGTGTGCAATTTATCCCACAAACATTCATTTGGGTTTAGGACAGGGATCTGTGCAGGCCTTAAAGGGTCTTCCTTTCCCCTCTCAGACAAGACCAAGCTGTATAAACGTGGCTTTGTGAATGGGGCCATTATTGTACTGAAAGAGATAAGGGAATTCCACAacctgttgccacaaagtaggaagcatggaGTTGTCAATAAAGTCATTGAATGCTGCAGGCTTGAGGTTTAGTTTCATTGGAACCAGGGGCCCAAACCCAAATCATAACAAACATCCATAGACCATTGTTTCTCCACCATCAAACAGTCAGCATTATGCAGTTAGGCGGGTAGTGTCCTACTAGTATCTGCCCACAGGAACATGTCCATCAGATTGTGACTATTTATTGATCTGGGGAACCTTTCCACTGCTCTAGAATCCAGTAGCATCACAATGTTACCTGACCTTGCCATTGCACATGATGATCGCTACACCAGTATGTGGCTGatcaaccattaaaaaaaaccagtGAATAGTACTATAGGCCTACAGATCCAATACAGTCCATACAACTAATAAATATATGAGAAGCTGGGTTAGCTTTGGAATCCTAAACTGTATCGATCATTTTTTAATACTGACCTTACTGAAtccccataaaaaaattcaattgaaatTAGATTTACTCATTtacataatgtatatttaatatttgacAAAATACAATGACATCACTTGTGAACAAAGATGTCAAATCAGTTGTCTTGAGCTTCAAAGTCAGCTTGGATTCAGTTGGGCTGAACGATTAGGATTACTACGTATCCTGGATTCAGGTCGTCCTTAAATGGGACTCTTCAAAATCCGCAAACAATCCTGGTGTTTTGTAATGTTATTAAGAACTTTCATGCCTGTTTGAATATTGTAATGCCTTTGCAAACTTTAGTTATTTAATACCCACCTGCCCTTTAAACCAACTAATTGGGCAAATGTAGATACCTTCCAGACCTTTCTTGCAAGGTCAGATACAATAGCATTACAATAGGATAAGAGGAGCAGCTTTCTGCTGTGCAGAACTGGgtgtaaagaataaaaaagaaaaatcacggTGATCTCCTTAGAAACTCCTCATCTATGAAGCATGTGCGGGAGTGTGATTAGCACCGAATATTTTTATATAGCGTAGCCTTGCACCTAAGCCATAGTTTCACTTTGTATTATTACTAATCAGGATATTCataaataaaaaccataaaaccTCCTGAtgcattttcttctccttttgaAACCATTTTAATTTCTTCCTGTCCTTAGTTTTGTTTTACAAGTTACAAGCTTTggtgtttttattattgaaatgtcTTTTTCTACTGTTTTTCTAATCATTTGTGCCCAGATGGCTCTTCTAGCAACTTTTAGCACCATTGATCCAGTAGCAGCTGCAGACTGTCCAAGTCCTGTATTTATAATTGAGTGCCATCAAGATGATTTCATCTCCTAGTGACCATCATCACATGTGTTTCCCAATACCCTGAATTCAGTATTCAGGCTTTTCATTTGAATGTTCATGGTTGAAGCTTTGCATCTTGTAGCGAACTGACCAGGTTCTTCATTCCCTTCAACCCTTCTTAGAATTCAGATAATTGGGTCTTCTcataatggaccagattcaattcaatttgaaaaatgtatccaAATTCCAAATTTCACCATAGACCTCTATTGGGATCAAAGAATTGAATCGGGCTGCATAGGTCCCAAATAAGGTACTCTCATGATTGTGAGGACCTATTTCCCTAGTAACCCCTAGAAAGAACACTAAACCGTCCTCAGAATTAATAACTGAGAACACATCAGGAATTTGATGGGTGGAGGTTGACAACTCTTGGCAGCAGCTTTATTAGTAATGAGTATGACACATGATGATCTTTGCCCACAATAATCATTAACATTGAATTCTCGCTGAATGCCAGATGACCTTGATGACCAGATGGAAGCCATTGCACTGAGCAATGATCATATGAGTATAATTTACAATTAACTGCTCCTGGCAAGGACCACCACCCGTCAAATTGCTGTGACATGCACCCATTTCATGGACAGGAGCAATCCTGGGGCTGCCGCagcaattcagctcttaaagatACAGGAGGCGGTTTTATTTACCCATGGTAAGTGGCCCTGGTAACAAGTTGCCTcttggcaggaacggccctgacCATGGACAAGGAACAGTAAGTCATAAAGTGATACGGATACCTCCCTTCTGTAAGTTCCTACTGGGAGCTGCCATTTTGCAAGTTGCTAACGTAGAacatgatgggaattgtagtttttgCAGTTTCAGGAAAGACATATTGATTGGCTCCTTTATCATAAATCCCAAAAATACAGTGAGGGACGCCATACTGCAGGAGTAGCTCCTCAGTAATATAAGTATGTGTTACTTGCATGTCTGA
Proteins encoded in this region:
- the kcne1.L gene encoding potassium channel, voltage gated subfamily E regulatory beta subunit 1 L homeolog isoform X1; the encoded protein is MPGLNTTAASSLLLTYTNTHTPMSMNSTAIKSFDEMEVVYILLLLGFFGFFTFGIMFSYIRSKKREHSGDPYNTYIAQDCEKAKKASVMKRPKPTCFLVENKFAVEQPTQYIPSSPSN